Proteins encoded together in one Bosea sp. (in: a-proteobacteria) window:
- a CDS encoding pilus assembly protein N-terminal domain-containing protein, translated as MLITRAPAGHRRPALRAAVAALAMTLCGGAFAAPQGAPSESVVVLVDHAKVVRLPEQARTVIVGNPAIADVAIQRNGVMVVTGKSFGVTNLIALDAAGTLLAESLVQVSAASDAVLTVQRGMDRESYACNPVCQPSIQLGDAQRFFGDAGAQSVRRNALATVSGSR; from the coding sequence ATGTTGATCACCCGTGCTCCTGCAGGGCATCGCCGGCCGGCCCTGCGGGCGGCCGTCGCCGCCCTCGCGATGACCTTGTGCGGCGGTGCCTTCGCCGCGCCGCAAGGCGCCCCCTCGGAAAGCGTCGTCGTGCTCGTCGACCATGCCAAGGTCGTGCGCCTGCCCGAACAGGCCCGCACCGTCATCGTCGGCAACCCCGCCATCGCGGACGTCGCCATCCAGCGCAACGGCGTCATGGTGGTGACCGGCAAGAGCTTCGGCGTCACCAACCTGATCGCGCTCGACGCCGCCGGCACCCTCCTGGCGGAATCGCTGGTGCAGGTGAGCGCCGCCTCCGATGCGGTGCTGACGGTCCAGCGCGGCATGGACCGCGAAAGCTATGCCTGCAACCCGGTCTGCCAACCCTCGATCCAGCTCGGCGATGCGCAGCGCTTCTTCGGGGATGCCGGGGCCCAGTCGGTGAGGCGCAACGCGCTCGCCACCGTCTCGGGATCGCGATGA
- a CDS encoding TadE/TadG family type IV pilus assembly protein, translating to MFDRAKNLSSSVRAALRLGRGGRLLRRFRRSQDGVVVVEFAFVAVPFFALLFAIFETALMFWTNQVLEESLSQASRSLVTGQSQYRYTAANPAANATKFRDDVCAKAPMGLIDCAKLSVDVRTYASFAEAKTQTSGSNPVSGGTLDTNSFTYVQPQRNDIVVVRAVLDYKLFLTSWASAALANIGSGRRAIVASTAFRAEPFTP from the coding sequence ATGTTCGACCGAGCGAAAAACCTTTCCTCCTCCGTGCGAGCCGCGCTGCGGCTCGGCCGCGGCGGCCGGCTGCTGCGGCGTTTCCGCCGTTCGCAGGACGGTGTCGTGGTCGTCGAGTTCGCCTTTGTGGCGGTGCCGTTCTTCGCACTGCTGTTCGCGATCTTCGAAACGGCCCTGATGTTCTGGACCAACCAGGTTCTCGAGGAATCGCTCTCGCAGGCGTCGCGCTCCCTGGTCACCGGCCAGTCGCAATACCGCTACACGGCGGCGAACCCCGCCGCCAACGCGACCAAGTTCCGCGACGACGTCTGCGCGAAAGCGCCGATGGGTCTGATCGATTGCGCCAAGCTTTCCGTGGACGTGCGCACCTATGCCAGCTTCGCGGAGGCGAAAACGCAGACCTCGGGCAGCAACCCGGTATCGGGCGGCACGCTCGACACCAACAGCTTCACCTATGTCCAGCCGCAGCGGAACGACATCGTCGTCGTGCGCGCGGTCCTTGACTACAAGCTGTTCCTGACCAGCTGGGCGTCGGCCGCGCTGGCCAATATCGGGTCGGGCCGCCGCGCTATCGTCGCGAGCACGGCCTTCCGGGCCGAGCCGTTCACGCCCTAA
- a CDS encoding prepilin peptidase: MSLSLIVLMGVFPFAMAYAAASDLVSMTISNRLCLFLVGSFALCAVLLGLSLAEIGWHLAAGGLVLVIAFGLFAAGWIGGGDAKLAAATALWFGFDQLMPYLTISGVLGGLLTMLVLMLRSGPLPELAENWSWLRRLHAANAGVPYGIALAFAALLILPETAIWHAAIGL, from the coding sequence ATGTCGCTTTCGTTGATCGTCCTCATGGGGGTTTTTCCCTTCGCCATGGCCTATGCGGCCGCCAGCGACCTCGTCTCCATGACGATCTCGAACCGGCTGTGCCTGTTCCTGGTCGGCTCCTTCGCGCTCTGCGCCGTGCTGCTCGGCCTGAGCCTGGCCGAGATCGGCTGGCATCTCGCCGCCGGCGGGCTCGTCCTGGTGATCGCGTTCGGGCTGTTCGCCGCCGGCTGGATCGGTGGCGGCGACGCCAAGCTCGCCGCCGCGACCGCCCTGTGGTTCGGCTTCGACCAGCTCATGCCCTATCTGACGATCTCCGGCGTCTTGGGCGGCCTCCTGACGATGCTCGTCCTCATGCTGCGCTCGGGCCCGCTGCCGGAGCTGGCGGAGAACTGGTCCTGGCTGCGCCGCCTGCACGCCGCCAATGCGGGCGTGCCCTACGGCATCGCGCTCGCTTTCGCCGCGCTCCTGATCCTGCCGGAGACCGCGATCTGGCACGCCGCGATCGGCCTGTGA
- a CDS encoding Flp family type IVb pilin, which produces MTNVFARFVKDESGATAIEYGLIAALVAVAAITGMTLLGTKLEALFQGIGGKLNAPA; this is translated from the coding sequence ATGACCAACGTTTTCGCTCGCTTCGTCAAGGACGAGTCCGGCGCCACCGCCATCGAGTACGGCCTGATCGCGGCGCTGGTCGCCGTTGCCGCCATCACCGGCATGACCCTGCTCGGCACCAAGCTCGAGGCGCTCTTCCAGGGCATCGGCGGCAAGCTCAACGCCCCGGCCTGA
- a CDS encoding TadE/TadG family type IV pilus assembly protein: MTHMRKKTGLRSLRRFRRDQDGVAMVEFAMAFPIMLVAYCGLVDVAQMVMLNRKVTQLASTLSDLTARVQSVTPSDIDNIFNASQTVLMPFGTSNASMVIANVVVDAGGTARVCWSNQRNATAPARGSTVTLPDSARIPGTSVIMARASYKYTPAIGYVITGTFTLGDNPVYSRPRNGLATGVENIEQVVRTGTNGCPNFS, translated from the coding sequence ATGACGCATATGCGCAAGAAGACGGGTCTTCGTTCCCTGCGCCGGTTCCGCCGGGACCAGGACGGCGTGGCCATGGTCGAGTTCGCCATGGCGTTTCCGATCATGCTGGTCGCCTATTGCGGCCTGGTCGACGTCGCCCAGATGGTGATGCTGAACCGCAAGGTCACGCAGCTCGCCTCCACCCTCAGCGACCTGACGGCGCGCGTGCAGAGCGTGACGCCCTCCGACATCGACAACATCTTCAACGCCTCGCAGACGGTGCTGATGCCCTTCGGAACGAGCAACGCCTCCATGGTCATCGCCAATGTGGTGGTCGATGCGGGCGGCACGGCGCGGGTCTGCTGGTCCAACCAGCGCAACGCGACGGCGCCCGCCCGGGGCTCCACCGTCACCCTTCCCGACAGCGCCCGGATCCCGGGAACCTCCGTCATCATGGCGCGGGCGAGCTACAAATACACGCCCGCCATCGGCTACGTCATCACCGGCACCTTCACGCTCGGCGACAACCCGGTCTATTCGCGCCCGCGCAACGGCCTGGCCACCGGCGTCGAAAATATCGAGCAGGTGGTGCGCACCGGCACCAATGGCTGCCCGAACTTCAGCTAG
- the cpaB gene encoding Flp pilus assembly protein CpaB, with protein sequence MSPARIIILVVALVAGLGAALLVARPSPAPAPATVEAAPTVPVLVAASDIPVGNTVSANDLRWLDWPLASVPDGIIRKDEAPEAETEIVGQVARFAILGAEPIRRERLIRTDGTGFLSAVLPSGKRAVAISTDSRGASTAGGFILPNDRVDVVSTWRDESGRNGEAFASETILHNIRVLAIGQNVQERNGEKVVVGETATLEIDPGQVEILVQAQKMGTLSLALRSLKDAGETTPPAQVDSSMTLVRFGVTSKSVKP encoded by the coding sequence ATGAGTCCCGCACGCATCATCATTCTCGTCGTCGCGCTGGTGGCAGGGCTGGGAGCGGCCCTGCTCGTCGCGCGGCCGTCCCCGGCGCCTGCGCCCGCCACGGTCGAGGCGGCCCCGACCGTGCCGGTCCTGGTCGCGGCCAGCGACATTCCCGTCGGCAACACGGTCTCGGCCAACGATCTGCGCTGGCTCGACTGGCCGCTGGCCAGCGTCCCGGACGGCATCATCCGCAAGGACGAGGCTCCGGAGGCGGAGACCGAGATCGTCGGACAGGTGGCCCGCTTCGCCATCCTCGGGGCCGAGCCGATCCGCCGCGAGCGGCTAATCAGGACCGACGGAACCGGCTTCCTCTCCGCCGTGCTGCCCTCGGGCAAGCGCGCCGTCGCGATCTCGACCGACAGCCGCGGCGCCAGCACCGCCGGCGGCTTCATCCTGCCCAATGACCGCGTCGACGTGGTTTCGACCTGGCGCGACGAATCGGGGAGGAACGGCGAGGCCTTCGCCAGCGAAACCATCCTGCACAACATCCGCGTCCTGGCGATCGGCCAGAACGTTCAGGAGCGCAACGGCGAGAAGGTCGTGGTCGGCGAGACCGCCACGCTCGAGATCGATCCGGGCCAGGTCGAGATCCTGGTCCAGGCCCAGAAGATGGGCACGCTCTCGCTGGCGCTGCGCAGTCTCAAGGATGCCGGCGAAACCACGCCGCCCGCCCAGGTCGACAGTTCCATGACCCTCGTGCGCTTCGGTGTCACCTCCAAGAGCGTGAAGCCATGA
- a CDS encoding TIGR02281 family clan AA aspartic protease yields the protein MATQPLIWSLGVAGAVIAGALSSTLFLAPPAADKAPSAAMTEQKRPGPRTPSTLAVAADYRGHYIVHPTVENYRIKMMVDTGASIVALTAADARALGISKDASSRSIMLGTANGTVVGFRTTLREIRLGDIVVRNVEAVVLPAHALSMSLLGNSFLGKLQGYEVQTGRMVLRG from the coding sequence GTGGCGACGCAACCGCTGATCTGGTCGTTGGGCGTAGCCGGTGCCGTGATCGCCGGGGCGCTGTCTTCGACGCTTTTTCTGGCCCCACCCGCGGCGGACAAGGCCCCTTCCGCCGCCATGACCGAGCAGAAGCGGCCGGGGCCGCGCACGCCATCGACGCTCGCCGTCGCGGCCGATTATCGCGGGCACTATATCGTGCACCCCACGGTCGAGAACTATCGCATCAAGATGATGGTCGACACCGGCGCCAGCATCGTGGCGCTGACCGCCGCCGATGCCCGCGCCCTCGGGATCAGCAAGGACGCCTCGTCGCGCTCGATCATGCTCGGCACCGCCAACGGCACCGTCGTCGGCTTCCGGACGACGCTGCGGGAGATCCGCCTCGGCGATATCGTCGTGCGCAACGTCGAGGCCGTCGTCCTGCCGGCGCACGCGCTCTCGATGAGCCTGCTGGGCAATTCCTTCCTCGGCAAGCTCCAGGGCTACGAGGTCCAGACCGGGCGCATGGTCCTGCGCGGCTAG
- a CDS encoding 2-dehydro-3-deoxygalactonokinase, with amino-acid sequence MLRPLIALDWGTTRARAFLIAATGEVLERRVADRGIQSVAPGGYPAAFAELAGDFRAAAPDAVIVLAGMVGSRNGWVEARYVACPASAADIAAAAIEVELDAGTRATILPGLSCDDGAFDVMRGEETLIVGLGLTDGIVCLPGTHSKWAEIRQGRITRFASFMTGEVYGLLRNDSILARLAEAPSEADATEGAARGRAAADRPGGLLNAAFAARTEVLAGRMAGGAVGPYLSALLVGRELAGAEALFGLGTQVHLVADGVLAQSYGAGLAARGHAVRVVTPEQAFIAGIGRLASGLAA; translated from the coding sequence ATGCTGAGACCTCTGATCGCGCTCGACTGGGGCACGACCCGCGCCCGCGCCTTCCTGATCGCGGCGACGGGCGAGGTGCTGGAGCGGCGCGTCGCCGATCGCGGCATCCAGTCGGTCGCGCCCGGCGGCTATCCGGCGGCCTTCGCCGAGCTCGCCGGCGATTTCCGCGCCGCCGCGCCCGATGCCGTCATCGTGCTGGCCGGCATGGTCGGCAGCCGCAACGGCTGGGTCGAGGCGCGCTATGTCGCCTGTCCCGCCTCGGCCGCCGACATCGCCGCCGCCGCGATCGAGGTCGAGCTCGATGCCGGCACGCGCGCCACCATCCTGCCGGGCCTGAGCTGCGACGACGGCGCCTTCGACGTGATGCGCGGCGAGGAGACGCTGATCGTCGGGCTCGGCCTCACCGACGGCATCGTCTGCCTGCCGGGCACCCATTCGAAATGGGCCGAGATCCGGCAGGGGCGCATCACCCGCTTCGCCAGCTTCATGACCGGCGAGGTCTATGGCCTCCTGCGCAACGATTCGATCCTCGCCCGGCTCGCGGAAGCGCCCTCCGAGGCCGACGCCACCGAGGGCGCCGCGCGCGGGCGCGCCGCCGCCGACCGGCCGGGCGGCCTGCTCAACGCCGCCTTCGCCGCCCGCACCGAGGTCCTCGCCGGGCGGATGGCCGGCGGGGCGGTCGGCCCCTATCTCTCGGCGCTGCTGGTCGGGCGGGAACTGGCGGGCGCCGAGGCGCTGTTCGGCCTCGGAACGCAAGTCCACCTCGTCGCGGACGGGGTGTTGGCGCAGAGCTACGGCGCAGGCCTCGCGGCGCGCGGCCATGCCGTGCGGGTCGTCACGCCGGAGCAGGCCTTCATCGCCGGCATCGGGCGGCTGGCGAGCGGGCTTGCGGCATGA
- a CDS encoding type II and III secretion system protein family protein produces MIRTSLSLATALALLLAAGAAAAQSPGSGPAPVLNVGASEHAISRKLDLSIGRSLIVELPRDAKEVFVANPKVANAVVRTARKLFVIGIADGSTSMFVMDGDGRQITALDINVGRDLNVLRQTLRTALPNSQIEIKPAGDSILLVGTVPNASDATQAVDIAKAFVGGASSWRSGAVINSLTIRDRDQVMVKVTVSEISRKAIKQLGINSSGEWRLGKFSLAPSIDNPFPLQPQQLSATAIGAGIGNAQNFTLRALERAGMARVLAEPTVTAISGESAKFTAGGEVPTPKGQSCSYDVFNRRTCQIQIEYKPVGVALNFTPIVLSDNKISMRIATEVTELDFENQLRLNGANEEALNMPAFRVRKSDTTVELPSGGTLATAGLIQRVSKQSINGLPGLMNLPIIGTLFRSRDYQREETELVIMATPYIAKPMQPNQIQRPDDGFVEAHDSQAILLGRLNKIYGSGGGPVPQAYKGRIGFIAD; encoded by the coding sequence ATGATCAGAACCTCTCTTTCCCTCGCGACGGCTCTCGCGCTCCTGCTGGCGGCCGGTGCCGCCGCCGCCCAGTCCCCCGGCAGCGGACCTGCCCCGGTCCTCAATGTCGGCGCGAGCGAGCATGCGATCTCCCGCAAGCTCGACCTCTCGATCGGCCGCTCCCTGATCGTCGAGCTGCCGCGCGACGCCAAGGAGGTCTTCGTCGCCAACCCGAAGGTCGCCAACGCGGTGGTCCGCACCGCCCGCAAGCTCTTCGTGATCGGCATCGCCGACGGCTCGACCTCGATGTTCGTGATGGACGGCGACGGCCGGCAGATCACCGCGCTCGACATCAATGTCGGGCGCGACCTCAACGTGCTGCGCCAGACGCTGCGCACGGCGCTGCCGAACTCGCAGATCGAGATCAAGCCCGCGGGCGATTCGATCCTGCTCGTCGGGACCGTGCCCAACGCCTCGGACGCGACCCAGGCGGTCGACATCGCCAAGGCCTTCGTCGGCGGCGCCTCCTCCTGGCGGAGCGGGGCGGTGATCAACTCGCTGACGATCCGCGACCGCGACCAGGTGATGGTGAAGGTCACGGTCTCCGAGATCTCGCGCAAGGCAATCAAGCAGCTCGGCATCAACTCGAGCGGCGAGTGGCGCCTCGGCAAGTTCTCGCTGGCGCCCTCGATCGACAATCCCTTCCCGCTGCAGCCGCAGCAATTGTCGGCGACGGCGATCGGCGCCGGCATCGGCAACGCCCAGAACTTCACCCTGCGGGCGCTGGAGCGCGCCGGCATGGCGCGCGTCCTGGCGGAGCCCACGGTCACCGCGATCTCCGGCGAAAGCGCCAAGTTCACCGCCGGCGGCGAGGTCCCGACCCCGAAGGGGCAGAGCTGCTCCTACGACGTCTTCAACCGCCGGACCTGCCAGATCCAGATCGAGTACAAGCCGGTCGGCGTCGCGCTGAACTTCACCCCGATCGTCCTGTCCGACAACAAGATCAGCATGCGCATCGCCACCGAGGTCACCGAGCTCGACTTCGAGAACCAGCTGCGCCTCAACGGCGCCAACGAGGAGGCGCTCAACATGCCCGCCTTCCGCGTGCGCAAGTCCGACACCACGGTCGAGCTGCCCTCGGGCGGCACGCTGGCGACCGCCGGCCTGATCCAGCGCGTCTCGAAGCAGTCGATCAACGGCCTGCCCGGGCTGATGAACCTGCCGATCATCGGCACGCTGTTCCGCTCGCGTGACTACCAGCGCGAGGAGACCGAGCTCGTCATCATGGCGACGCCCTACATCGCCAAGCCGATGCAGCCCAACCAGATCCAGCGGCCCGACGACGGCTTCGTCGAGGCGCATGATTCCCAGGCGATCCTGCTCGGGCGGCTGAACAAGATCTACGGCAGCGGCGGCGGCCCGGTGCCCCAGGCCTATAAAGGCCGCATCGGCTTCATCGCCGACTGA
- a CDS encoding ribokinase produces the protein MIVVFGSINIDLVTPVERLPGPGETVLGPGYALHPGGKGANQALAARRAGADVVLVGAVGRDGFGDAALTLLAADGVDLAHVLRVALPTGAAFIATDREGANQIVVAAGANAAARPDALERMKLEPRDILLLQREVPEEACLAAARAMKRAGGRVILNLAPAGAPAAALLEALDLLIVNEHEAMVLAQALGWSEQEPEAVARRLDGERRLATVATLGAEGLVAWIGGARHRLAAPEVEVVDTVAAGDSFAGAFAAALAAGKAMPAALREGLAAGSLACTRPGAQPSIPHAAEIAPLAAALADAPVSPG, from the coding sequence ATGATCGTCGTCTTCGGCTCGATCAACATCGACCTCGTCACCCCGGTCGAGCGTCTGCCCGGGCCGGGCGAGACGGTGCTCGGCCCCGGCTATGCGCTGCATCCGGGCGGCAAGGGCGCGAACCAGGCCCTGGCCGCCCGCCGCGCCGGCGCCGATGTCGTGCTGGTCGGCGCGGTGGGGCGCGACGGCTTCGGCGATGCCGCGCTGACGCTCCTGGCCGCGGACGGCGTCGATCTCGCCCATGTCCTGCGGGTGGCGCTGCCGACCGGCGCCGCCTTCATCGCCACCGACCGGGAAGGCGCCAACCAGATCGTCGTCGCGGCCGGCGCCAACGCCGCCGCCCGGCCGGACGCCCTGGAGCGGATGAAGCTCGAGCCTCGGGACATCCTGCTGCTGCAGCGCGAGGTTCCCGAGGAGGCCTGCCTTGCTGCCGCGCGCGCGATGAAGCGGGCCGGCGGGCGCGTGATCCTCAACCTCGCCCCGGCCGGGGCGCCGGCGGCCGCGCTGCTCGAGGCGCTCGACCTGCTGATCGTCAACGAGCACGAGGCCATGGTGCTGGCGCAGGCGCTCGGCTGGTCTGAGCAGGAGCCCGAAGCCGTCGCCCGCCGGCTCGACGGCGAGCGGCGCCTGGCGACCGTCGCGACGCTGGGAGCGGAAGGCCTGGTCGCCTGGATCGGCGGCGCCCGTCATCGCCTCGCGGCCCCGGAGGTCGAGGTCGTCGACACGGTCGCGGCGGGGGACAGCTTCGCCGGCGCCTTCGCCGCGGCGCTGGCGGCCGGCAAGGCGATGCCGGCGGCGCTGCGCGAGGGGCTCGCCGCCGGCTCGCTCGCCTGCACCCGCCCCGGCGCCCAGCCGAGCATCCCTCATGCGGCCGAGATCGCGCCGCTGGCGGCGGCGCTCGCCGATGCGCCGGTAAGCCCGGGTTAA